One genomic window of Candidatus Nitrospira inopinata includes the following:
- a CDS encoding glycosyltransferase family 9 protein produces the protein MPKTVLVIHPGSLGDVLLAVPALQRLRAGYPNHRYVLASHEPVGRLLSECNVVEEWVSFETGAIRDLLFGEESFPSSEKYSWIQDCELAIGWLKDDDGLIEKRLKMRGIGHVRIRSPFDPTVTATHQSDRFCEAIGQRGHGPAVVPRIPVPSVLKQSGEMCLAKRGIALDRPMVMIHPGSGSRAKCTRPEALASVIDELKNAETQCLLLEGPADREAVKAIVEKIGRPLPVLRDTDLTTVAGALLRARVYIGHDSGITHLAGLLRVPTVALFGPTDPARWAPKGSHVIVLHAGPCKCPSWEHVTACSERVCLAISPEQILDAWRKHEQSIIKSQDHHPDSTLSPPDPCAKVARSFSPSLLRT, from the coding sequence ATGCCCAAAACCGTTCTCGTCATTCATCCGGGCTCTCTCGGTGACGTCCTCCTTGCGGTTCCGGCTCTTCAACGGCTTCGGGCCGGTTATCCGAACCACCGATATGTCCTCGCTTCCCATGAACCCGTCGGGCGACTTCTGTCGGAATGTAACGTGGTGGAAGAGTGGGTTTCTTTTGAAACCGGCGCCATTCGGGATCTCTTGTTCGGTGAAGAATCGTTTCCGTCGAGCGAGAAGTACTCCTGGATTCAGGATTGTGAGCTTGCCATCGGGTGGTTGAAGGATGATGACGGTCTTATTGAGAAACGTCTCAAAATGAGGGGTATCGGCCACGTGCGCATACGATCACCCTTCGACCCCACTGTGACGGCGACGCATCAGAGTGACCGTTTTTGCGAAGCGATCGGACAACGAGGGCATGGTCCGGCCGTTGTGCCGCGGATACCCGTTCCGTCGGTGCTCAAGCAGAGCGGAGAGATGTGCCTGGCAAAACGGGGCATTGCTCTTGATCGTCCCATGGTGATGATTCATCCGGGGAGCGGGAGCCGAGCAAAGTGTACAAGGCCGGAAGCGTTGGCCTCTGTCATTGACGAATTAAAAAACGCGGAGACACAGTGTCTTCTCCTGGAAGGTCCGGCCGACCGAGAAGCCGTGAAGGCCATCGTCGAGAAAATAGGCCGTCCTCTCCCCGTCTTACGCGATACCGATTTGACGACCGTCGCCGGTGCGCTTCTCCGAGCGCGGGTGTACATCGGACATGACTCAGGCATCACTCACTTGGCAGGGCTGTTGAGAGTCCCCACCGTTGCACTCTTCGGGCCGACCGACCCAGCCCGATGGGCGCCCAAAGGATCGCACGTGATTGTCTTGCACGCAGGACCGTGCAAGTGCCCTTCGTGGGAGCACGTCACCGCTTGTTCCGAAAGAGTCTGTTTGGCCATTTCCCCGGAACAGATACTGGACGCGTGGAGAAAACATGAGCAATCGATAATCAAATCACAAGACCACCACCCGGACTCTACCTTGTCTCCACCAGACCCGTGTGCTAAAGTGGCCCGTTCATTTTCTCCTTCTTTGCTAAGAACTTAG
- the mobA gene encoding molybdenum cofactor guanylyltransferase codes for MISDVTGILLAGGRSRRMGKDKRFLSVGEHTLLERSLAVLQGVFQSVSIVVGDDSTMIEAATPVWRDLIPNRGSLGGIYTGLKLSRTPYIFAVACDMPFISPIVIRYLVSLKDNVDVVIPRSEFGPQPTHALYSSRCLPVIEKMVQSGRLSIKDVVDEASLRVRWVKQTEMSGLDPEGRSFFNVNTPEELEAARKMAGSPRIGS; via the coding sequence ATGATCTCCGACGTCACGGGTATTCTCCTCGCCGGTGGCCGAAGTCGGCGGATGGGAAAGGATAAAAGATTTCTCTCCGTGGGCGAACATACTCTTCTTGAGCGGAGCCTCGCCGTGTTGCAGGGCGTCTTTCAGAGCGTGAGTATCGTGGTCGGAGATGATTCCACGATGATCGAGGCCGCCACACCGGTGTGGAGGGATCTTATCCCAAATCGTGGAAGTCTAGGAGGGATCTACACGGGATTGAAACTATCGCGGACACCATATATTTTTGCGGTCGCCTGCGACATGCCATTCATAAGTCCGATCGTGATCCGATACCTGGTTTCATTGAAAGACAATGTGGATGTCGTGATTCCGCGTTCCGAGTTCGGCCCGCAACCGACACATGCGCTTTATAGCAGTCGGTGCCTGCCGGTCATCGAGAAGATGGTGCAGAGCGGCCGGCTCAGTATAAAAGACGTTGTTGATGAGGCGAGTCTTCGGGTTCGATGGGTCAAGCAGACGGAAATGAGCGGCCTTGACCCGGAGGGGCGGTCGTTTTTCAATGTCAACACGCCGGAGGAGCTGGAAGCGGCCAGAAAAATGGCGGGAAGCCCTCGCATTGGAAGTTAA